A single genomic interval of Oreochromis aureus strain Israel breed Guangdong linkage group 12, ZZ_aureus, whole genome shotgun sequence harbors:
- the LOC120443114 gene encoding cobalamin binding intrinsic factor-like yields the protein MKKPALLSAVLLLLFFVGTSAQGNTNFKVQVNVSPKNIKTYSTSTAYRGSLFGGLTRLKYSNQGFNFQYIPYDDYGPFLQSVNGLAGNSSYYWQLLSGTTPLDVGMGCYLPTANEVVTLKYTKI from the exons ATGAAGAAgcctgctctcctctctgcagtcctgctgctgctgttttttgttgGGACATCAGCTCAGG GTAACACTAACTTCAAAGTGCAGGTGAATGTGTCACCCAAGAACATTAAGACCTACAGCACTTCTACTGCTTATAGAGGAAGCCTCTTCGGTGGACTGACGAGACTGAAATACTCAAACCAAGGTTTCAA CTTTCAGTACATACCATATGATGACTATGGACCATTCCTTCAGAGTGTAAATGGTTTGGCAGGAAATTCATCATACTACTGGCAACTGCTGAGTGGTACAACCCCACTCGATGTTG gtaTGGGATGTTACCTTCCAACAGCAAATGAAGTCGTCACCCTGAAATACACGAAAATTTAA